From the genome of bacterium, one region includes:
- a CDS encoding monovalent cation:proton antiporter-2 (CPA2) family protein, whose product MDSALLFNVFIFLAAACLVVPLVSHFKLGAVLGFMIAGVLIGPFGLKLIGDSEKVMSFAEFGVVMMLFVIGLEIDPARLWRMRKSILGMGSLQVTATALAFGGIGHLLGYDWRMSLAAGMALALSSTALVLQILQEKNLLKTPLGETAFSVLLFQDIAVIPILILMPLLAGISGAAEAPHPHMLSHLPGWAQTLAVTGAIALVIVAGRYLSPYLFRVIAKAKLRELFTATSLALVIGIALLMQLVGVSPALGVFLAGVVLASSEYRRTLEADIEPFKGLLLGLFFITVGMGMDFGLLLDEPLKLLAALGFLVAVKAILLFGLGRLFGLEAQQGLGFALALSQGGEFAFVLLQFAGGLRVLPPEQVKFLTLLVALSMATTPLLMEFYSRSLVRRFMSLLPERDFDQMDENNPVIVAGFGRVGQIVGRFLMGQGVEVTMLDNDPEQVESLRKFGYQAYFGDAARVETLRAAGAARAKVLVVAVDDDEATLKIAEVARLEFPKLKIFARARNRRHAYDLSKVGVDYIKRETFESALTMGEDIMAFLGGKREEIRAKADKFRLHDEAALRKSFEFFEDEPALVDFTQLSRAELEEVLRGDVQKSEI is encoded by the coding sequence ATGGATAGCGCGCTGCTTTTCAACGTTTTCATCTTCCTGGCCGCGGCCTGCCTGGTGGTGCCCTTGGTCAGCCATTTCAAGCTCGGCGCGGTGCTGGGCTTCATGATCGCGGGGGTCTTGATCGGTCCCTTCGGGCTCAAGCTGATCGGCGACAGCGAGAAGGTGATGAGCTTCGCCGAATTCGGCGTCGTCATGATGCTCTTCGTCATCGGGCTGGAGATCGATCCGGCGCGGCTCTGGCGGATGCGCAAGTCGATCTTGGGGATGGGCAGCTTGCAGGTGACGGCGACGGCGCTGGCCTTCGGCGGGATTGGCCATTTGCTGGGCTACGATTGGCGGATGAGCTTGGCGGCGGGGATGGCGCTCGCCCTTTCCTCGACCGCCTTGGTCTTGCAGATCCTGCAGGAGAAGAACCTGCTCAAGACCCCCTTGGGCGAGACGGCTTTTTCGGTGCTCCTCTTCCAGGACATCGCGGTGATCCCGATCTTGATCCTGATGCCCTTGCTCGCCGGGATTTCCGGCGCCGCCGAGGCGCCCCATCCCCACATGCTGAGCCACTTGCCGGGCTGGGCCCAAACTCTGGCGGTGACCGGCGCCATCGCCCTCGTGATCGTGGCTGGGCGCTATCTCTCGCCCTATCTGTTTCGGGTCATCGCCAAGGCCAAGCTCCGCGAGCTTTTCACCGCGACCTCGCTGGCCCTGGTGATCGGGATCGCCCTGCTGATGCAGCTGGTCGGCGTCTCGCCGGCCTTGGGCGTTTTTCTGGCCGGGGTGGTCTTGGCCAGCTCCGAATATCGCCGGACCCTGGAGGCTGACATCGAGCCCTTCAAGGGGCTTTTGCTGGGCCTCTTTTTCATCACGGTCGGGATGGGGATGGATTTCGGCCTCTTGCTCGATGAGCCGCTCAAGCTCTTGGCCGCCTTGGGTTTCTTGGTCGCGGTCAAAGCCATTTTGCTGTTCGGGCTGGGGCGGCTGTTCGGCTTGGAGGCGCAGCAGGGCCTCGGCTTCGCCTTGGCCTTGAGCCAGGGCGGGGAGTTCGCCTTCGTCCTCTTGCAATTCGCCGGCGGCCTTCGGGTTTTGCCGCCGGAGCAGGTCAAGTTTCTGACGCTCTTGGTGGCCCTTTCGATGGCGACGACGCCGCTCCTGATGGAGTTCTACAGCCGCAGTTTGGTCCGGCGCTTCATGAGCCTGCTGCCGGAGCGGGATTTCGACCAGATGGACGAGAACAATCCGGTGATCGTCGCCGGCTTCGGCCGGGTCGGCCAGATCGTCGGCCGCTTCCTGATGGGGCAGGGGGTGGAGGTCACGATGCTGGACAACGATCCCGAGCAGGTCGAGTCGCTCCGCAAATTCGGCTATCAGGCTTATTTCGGCGACGCCGCCCGGGTGGAGACGCTCCGCGCCGCCGGCGCGGCCCGGGCCAAGGTGCTGGTGGTGGCGGTGGACGACGACGAGGCGACTTTAAAGATCGCCGAAGTGGCCCGGCTCGAATTCCCCAAGCTCAAGATCTTCGCCCGGGCCCGCAACCGCCGCCACGCCTACGACTTGAGCAAGGTGGGGGTGGATTATATCAAGCGCGAGACCTTCGAGTCGGCCTTGACGATGGGCGAGGACATCATGGCCTTCCTCGGCGGCAAGCGGGAGGAGATCCGCGCCAAGGCCGACAAGTTCCGACTGCACGACGAGGCGGCGTTGCGGAAGTCGTTTGAGTTCTTTGAAGATGAGCCGGCCTTGGTGGACTTTACGCAGCTTAGTCGGGCGGAGTTGGAGGAGGTGTTGAGGGGGGATGTGCAGAAGTCGGAAATTTGA